In the genome of Pongo pygmaeus isolate AG05252 chromosome 9, NHGRI_mPonPyg2-v2.0_pri, whole genome shotgun sequence, one region contains:
- the POLR2L gene encoding DNA-directed RNA polymerases I, II, and III subunit RPABC5, which translates to MIIPVRCFTCGKIVGNKWEAYLGLLQAEYTEGDALDALGLKRYCCRRMLLAHVDLIEKLLNYAPLEK; encoded by the exons ATGATCATCCCTGTACGCTGCTTCACTTGTGGCAAGATCGTCGGCAACAAGTGGGAGGCTTACCTGGGGCTCCTGCAGGCCGAGTACACCGAGGG GGATGCGCTGGACGCCCTGGGCCTGAAGCGTTACTGCTGCCGCCGGATGCTGCTGGCCCACGTGGACCTGATCGAGAAGCTGCTCAATTATGCACCCCTGGAGAAGTGA
- the TSPAN4 gene encoding tetraspanin-4 has product MARACLQAVKYLMFAFNLLFWLGGCGVLGVGIWLAATQGSFATLSSSFPSLSAANLLIITGAFVMAIGFVGCLGAIKENKCLLLTFFLLLLLVFLLEATIAILFFAYTDKIDRYAQRDLKKGLHLYGTQGNVGLTNAWSIIQTDFRCCGVSNYTDWFEVYNATRVPDSCCLEFSESCGLHAPGTWWKAPCYETVKVWLQENLLAVGIFGLCTALVQILGLTFAMTMYCQVVKADTYCA; this is encoded by the exons ATGGCGCGCGCCTGCCTCCAGGCCGTCAAGTACCTCATGTTCGCCTTCAACCTGCTCTTCTGG CTGGGAGGCTGTGGCGTGCTGGGTGTCGGCATCTGGCTGGCCGCCACACAGGGGAGCTTCGCCACGCTGTCGTCCTCCTTCCCGTCCCTGTCGGCTGCCAACCTGCTCATCATCACCGGCGCCTTTGTCATGGCCATCGGCTTTGTGGGCTGCCTGGGTGCCATCAAGGAGAATAAGTGCCTCCTGCTCACT ttcttcctgctgctgctgctggtgttcCTGCTGGAGGCCACCATCGCCATCCTCTTCTTCGCCTACACGGACAAG ATTGACAGGTACGCCCAGCGAGACCTGAAGAAAGGCTTGCACCTGTACGGCACGCAGGGCAACGTGGGCCTCACCAATGCCTGGAGCATCATCCAGACCGAC TTCCGCTGCTGTGGCGTCTCCAACTACACTGACTGGTTCGAAGTGTACAACGCCACACGGGTGCCTGACTCCTGCTGCCTGGAGTTCAGTGAGAGCTGTGGGCTGCACGCCCCCGGCACCTGGTGGAAGGCG CCGTGCTACGAGACAGTGAAGGTGTGGCTTCAGGAGAACCTGCTGGCTGTGGGCATCTTCGGGCTGTGCACGGCGCTGGTGCAG ATCCTGGGCCTGACCTTCGCCATGACCATGTACTGCCAGGTGGTCAAGGCGGACACCTACTGCGCGTAG